The DNA region TGGTCTCCACAAGCCGCGCACGCTGCTCGGAGAGCGGCTGAACGACGTCGTGCGGACCACCTGGGCCGAGGTCGACGTCATCGGCTTCTGCCTGCCCGCCGACCAGAAGCTCGGCCCCGGCGACACGTTCATCATCAAGGAACTCGCCGGGATCAAGAAGACCCCGAAGATCGCGATCGTCACCAAGACCGACCTGGTCGACTCCAAGGCGCTCGCCGAGCAGTTGCTGGCCGTCTCCCGCCTCGGCGAGGAGCTCGGCTTCGAGTGGGCGGAGATCGTCCCGGTCTCGGCGGTCAAGGATCAGCAGGTCGGTCTCCTGGCCGATCTGATCGCCCCGCTGCTCCCCGAGAGCCCGCCGCTCTACCCGGAGGGCGACCTCACCGACGAGCCCGAGATGGTCATGGTCGCGGAGCTGATCCGCGAGGCCGCCCTGGAAGGCGTACGGGACGAGCTGCCGCACTCCATCGCGGTCGTCGTCGAGGAGATGCTGCCCCGCGAGGACCGCCCGGCGGACAAGCCGCTGCTGGACATCCACGCGAACGTCTACATCGAGCGGCCGAGCCAGAAGGGCATCATCATCGGCCCGAAGGGCAAGCGGCTGAAGGACGTGGGCACGAAGTCGCGCAAGCACATCGAGGCGCTGCTGGGCACGCCCGTCTTCCTGGACCTGCACGTGAAGGTCGCCAAGGACTGGCAACGCGACCCGAAGCAGCTGCGCAAGCTGGGGTTCTAGGGATACGGAATCCCGGGCGCGGGCCGGGATTCCGTGCACGTCCCCCATGCGGCGGCCTGTGCGTCCGGGCGCCCGGACGCTAGGCACCCTCTTTCAGGACCCGTGAGATCAGCGTCCGCTGGGCGTCCGTCAGGCGGGGGTCCGCGCAGTGCACCGTCCGGTCACCCACCGTGATCCGGTAGCGGAAGCCGTCCGGCACCCCCGCGGGCGGGCCGTCCCGGCCGGCGGCGAGCGCCGCATCGGCCAGGGACTCCCACTCCGCGGCGTCGGGCCGTTCCGAGGTGTCGACCTCGCCGTGTCGTGCGATGCCCGCGAATCCACCGGTCCGGCTCACCTGAATGCGCATGCGTAGCGGCTCCTGCCCTACCTGTCCGGACGATCCCGGTCCGTATCCGTATCTACCCGTTCACCTCGTCGGCACGCCCACCTCCGACCAGGCCTTCAGGACCGCCTCCGCCTCGTCACCCTCCCCGAACCGGCTCCGGGCCGCGGCGACGGTGCGCTTGGCGAAGTCCGCGAACGACGCGTCCTGGGCCAGTTCGCCCCCCGTCAGCACGTCGAACCAGATCCGGCCGGCCCGCTCCCAGGCGTTGCCGCCGAGGGCGGTGGCGAGCAGGTAGAAGGCGCGGTTGGGGATGCCGGAGTTGAGGTGCACCCCGCCGTTGTCCTCCTCCGTCTCGATGTAGTCGTCCATCGAGGCGGGCTGCGGGTCCTTGCCGAGCACGTCGTCGTCGTACGCGGTGCCCGGGGCCTTCATCGAGCGCAGCGCGACCCCGCTGACCCGCGGCGCCAGCAGCCCCGCGCCGATCAGCCAGTCGCCCTGTTCCGCGCTCTGGCCGAGCGAGTACTGCTTGACCAGGGAGCCGAAGACGTCGGACATCGATTCGTTGAGCGCGCCCGGCTGGCCCTGGTAGGTCAGGTTGGCCGTGTACTGGGTCAGTCCGTGCGTCAGTTCGTGGGCGATGACGTCGATGGCGACGGTGAAGTCGAGGAAGATCTCCCCGTCCCCGTCCCCGAAGACCATCTGCTCGCCGTCGAAGAACGCGTTGTTGTACTTCTCGTCATAGTGCACGGAGCCGATGAGCGGCAGCCCCCTGCCGTCGATCGAACTGCGGCCGTACTCCGAGAGCAGCAGTTCGAAGGTGGCGCCGAGTCCGGCGTACGCGCGGTTGACGCCGGCGTCCTGGGTGGGCTCGTCGCCCTCGTCGCGGACCTTGCGGCCGGGCAGGTCCGTGCCGTGGCGGCAGTCGTACAGGGTGCGGTGGGGCTTCGTCGGGACCGGATCGGCGGTGCGTGGGGCGAAGGGCGTCCGGGCCAGGGCGGTCACACGCCGGTGGTGGCGCCGGGCCCCGTCGGCCTCCAGGGTGCGGCGTGCGGGACCGGCCAGGGCCGGGTCGTCGGCCTGCGACAGTTTGTCGAGGAGATGGGGCGGCACGATGGTGCAGAAGACGGGCCTGAACCCGTTGTTCGGTCGAGGCTGCATGCATGCGACTGTGGCACTCCGTCACCGCACTGTCACCGCTTGCGACCGTGATTGACGAAATAGAGTGATGAGTCACCGTTTTGCCCCCATGAGTACCCGATCCCGCATACTGATACGGGCCGACGCGGCAGGAACCTCTCGGTTAGTCTCGTCGCATCATGCGTTTCGGGCTGCTCCTCCTTAGCTGCCGCGGCGAGGGCCTGTAGTCGTAGGCCGACTCCCTCCCCGCGGAGTTCGCTGGTGCAGCGACCCAGTCGGCCGCCCTGCTGGACCTCAGAGGAGCCGTACGCCATGACTGCCGTAAACCCCGCCCCGAACGCCGTGGACGCCGAGAGCGCCGCCCCCGTCGGCGGACCCACCCCGGTCACCAACGCGACGCAGCTCCAGAAGCCGTCGGGGATGCCCGTCCACAAGTACCGCGGGTACGAGGCCGTGGACATCGCCGACCGCACGTGGCCGGACAACCGCATCACCCGGGCGCCCCGCTGGCTCTCCACGGATCTGCGTGACGGCAATCAGGCGCTGATCGACCCGATGTCCCCCGCCCGTAAGCGCGAGATGTTCGACCTGCTCGTACGCATGGGCTACAAGGAGATCGAGGTCGGCTTCCCGTCCTCCGGCGAGACCGACTTCGCGTTCGTGCGCTCCATCATCGAAGAGGGCGCGATCCCCGAGGACGTGACGATCTCCGTCCTGACGCAGGCGCGTGAGGAGCTGATCGAGCGCACTGTCGAATCGCTGGTCGGCGCCCGGCGCGCCACCGTCCACCTGTACAACGCCACCGCACCCACCTTCCGCCGCGTGGTCTTCCGCGGATCGAAGGAGGAGGTCAAGCAGATCGCCGTGGACGGCACCCGGCTGGTCATGGAGTACGCGGACAAGATCCTGGGTGACGAGACGATCTTCGGCTACCAGTACAGCCCGGAGATCTTCACCGACACCGAACTGGACTTCGCCCTGGAGGTCTGCGAAGCCGTCTGCGACGTATGGCAGCCCGAGGAGGGCCGCGAGATCATCCTGAACCTGCCCGCCACCGTGGAGCGTTCGACGCCGTCCACGCACGCGGACCGGTTCGAGTGGATGTCCCGTCACCTGACCCGCCGCGAGCACGTCTGCCTGTCGGTGCACCCGCACAACGACCGCGGCACCGCCGTCGCCGCCGCCGAGCTGGCCATCATGGCGGGGGCCGACCGCATCGAGGGCTGCCTGTTCGGGCAGGGCGAGCGCACCGGCAACGTCGACCTGGTCACCCTGGGCATGAACCTCTTCTCGCAGGGCGTCGACCCGCAGATCGACTTCTCCCAGATCGACGAGATCCGCCGCACCAGCGAGTACTGCAACCAGATGGAGATCCACCCCCGCCACCCCTACGCGGGCGACCTGGTCTACACCGCCTTCTCCGGCTCCCACCAGGACGCCATCAAGAAGGGCTTCGACGCCATGGAGGCCGACGCCGCCTCCCAGGGGAAGACCGTCGACGAGATCGAGTGGGCGGTCCCGTACCTGCCGATCGACCCGAAGGACGTCGGCCGCTCCTACGAGGCCGTCATCCGGGTCAACTCGCAGTCCGGGAAGGGCGGAATCGCCTACGTCCTCAAGAACGACCACAAGCTGGACCTGCCGCGCCGGATGCAGATCGAGTTCTCCCGGATCATTCAGGCCAAGACCGACGCCGAGGGCGGCGAGGTCACGCCGTCGCAGATCTGGTCGACCTTCCGGGACGAGTACCTGCCCAGCCCGGAGAACACCGCGGGTCGATGGGGACGCGTGCAGATCCGCTCGGGCCAGACGACGACCGGCTCCGACGGCCAGGACACGATCACCGTCGAGGCGACCGTCGACGGCGCGGACACGGTACTGACCGGCACGGGCAACGGCCCGATCTCCGCGTTCTTCGAAGCGCTGCAGGCCATCGGCATCGACGCCCGTCTGCTGGATTACACCGAGCACACGATGAGCGAGGGAGCGAGCGCCCAGGCGGCCTCCTACATCGAGTGCGCCATCGACGGCAAGGTGCTGTGGGGCATCGGCATCGACGCCAACACCACGCGCGCCTCGCTCAAGGCCGTGGTCTCCGCGGTCAACCGCGCGACCCGCTGACGTCCTCCGCCCGCCGGGGGACAAACGTCCGACAGGGCGCGGATCCCTCCGGTCCACGAGCCCCGGCCACCCGTCATGGGGGGCCGGGGTTCGGCCATGTCCGGGTGTTGTGACATCCGGGATGCTGACGTCGCCACACACATGTGGCTAACATCACGTCCAACGCGGCAATGTTGCCTGTGGGTACCTCCCGTGCCCGAAGGGCTACGGGGGAGTTACGGAGGTGTACGACGTGCGGTCGGCCAAAGGACAACGCGCCATGAGACTGCGCGTGTACGGCATCCGTACCGTGTGGGACACCGTCGGTGACGGGGAATTCTTCTGCCCGGGCTGCGGTGGCGACCGCAACTACCGGCGGCTCAGCGGGCGCCGGCGCTTCACCGTGCTCGGTCTTCCGCTCCGTGCGCGCGGGAGCGCGGGGCCCGTCGTCGAATGCGCCGCCTGCCGGGCGCACTTCCCGGTCGGCACCCTCGACCACCCCACCACCACACGCTTCTCCACCATGCTGCGCGAGGCTGTGCACACCGTCACCCTCGCCGTGCTCGCGGCGGGCGGCACCACCTCCCGTACGGTCCTGGAGGCGGCGGCGGCCACCGTCCGCGACGCCGGACTCGACGAGTGCACCCAGGAGCAGCTCTTCACGATCGTCGAGGTGCTCGCCGCGGACACCGGACCGGAGGGCGCAGACTCCGCGGCCGAGGCCTGCGGCGCCGCCTTCGCCATCGAGCTGCACGAGGTGCTGGGCCCGCTCGCCCCGCATCTGGCCGCGGCCGGCCGGGAGTCGGTGCTGCTGCAGGGCGCCAGGATCGCGCTCGCCGACGGCCCGTACGGCCAGGCGGAGCTCGAGGTGCTGAGCACGGTGGGCAGCGCCCTGCAGATCGGTCCCGACGACACGGCGAGGCTGCTCGCCGCCGCGGCGCGTACGCCCTCGTAGGACCACCCGCCCACCGCGCCCGGCCGGCGCGGGCGGCTCAGCAGGGCGGCTGCGGGCCCGCGACGCGGACCCGGGGCCCGGGGGGCGCGCCGGTGGTCCGGGCGGGCACACCGGCCGTGGGGCCCCTTCCCGGGCCGGTTTCCGAGGCCGCGCGCGGTCCTTAGACCCTGTCCGGACGCCAGGTGGTCGTGGGGACCGACGACGGGCGGCCCTCCCGGTGGGCGACAATGGGCGCATGAGCTTGTTCCGGGACGACGGCGTCGTGCTGCGTACGCAGAAGCTGGGCGAGGCCGACCGGATCATCACGATCCTGACCCGCGGCCACGGCCGGGTGCGCGCCGTCGCGCGCGGTGTGCGCCGTACCAAGTCCAAGTTCGGGGCGCGACTCGAGCCCTTCTCCCACGTGGACGTGCAGTTCTTCGCACGCGGCAGCGAACTGATCGGCCGCGGGCTGCCCCTGTGCACGCAGAGCGAGACGATCGCCCCGTACGGCGGCGGCATCGTCTCCGACTACGGGCGCTACACCGCGGGCACGGCGATGCTCGAGACCGCCGAACGGTTCACCGACCACGAGGGCGAGCCCGCGGTCCAGCAGTACCTGCTGCTCGTCGGCGGCCTGCGCACCCTCGCACGCGCCGAGCACGCGCCGAACCTCATCCTGGACGCGTTCCTGCTGCGTTCCCTCGCCGTCAACGGTTACGCCCCGAGCTTCGACGACTGCGCCAGGTGCGGAATGCCCGGACCGAACCGGTTCTTCTCCGTCGCCGCGGGCGGCGTCATATGCGGGGACTGCCGGGTGCCCGGCAGCGTCGTACCCTCGGCGGAGGCCGTCGAGCTGCTGAGCGCACTGCTCACCGGTGACTGGGAGACGGCGGACGCGTCCGAGGCGCGTCATGTCAGGGAGGGGAGCGGGCTCGTGTCCGCCTATCTGCACTGGCATCTGGAGCGCGGCCTGCGCTCGCTGCGGTACGTAGAGAAGTGACACAGGGAGACGAGAGAAGCTCATGGCAGTACGCGGGATGCTCGGCGGCCGTAGCCGGCGTGAGTACAAGACCCCCGAGCCGCACCCCTCCGGCGCCACCCCGCCGAGGATCCCCGGCGAGCTCGTGCCCAAGCACGTCGCCGTCGTGATGGACGGCAACGGTCGCTGGGCCAAGGAGCGGGGCCTCCCGCGCACCGAGGGCCACAAGGTCGGCGAGGGCGTCGTCATGGACGTCCTCAAGGGCTGCATCGAGATGGGCGTCAAGAACCTCTCGCTGTACGCGTTCTCCACCGAGAACTGGAAGCGTTCGCCGGACGAGGTGAAGTTCCTGATGAACTTCAACCGGGACGTCATCCGCCGCCGGCGTGACGAGATGGACGAGCTCGGCATCCGCATCCGCTGGGTCGGCCGCATGCCGAAGCTGTGGAAGTCCGTCGTCCAGGAGCTCCAGGTCGCCCAGGAGCAGACCAAGGACAACGACAGGATGACGCTGTACTTCTGCGTCAACTACGGCGGCCGGGCCGAGATCGCCGACGCGGCGCAGCGCATCGCGCAGGACGTGGCGGCCGGGAAGCTCGACCCCGCGAAGGTCAACGAGAAGACCTTCGCGAAGTACATCTACTACCCGGACATGCCGGACGTGGACCTCTTCGTGCGCCCCAGCGGTGAGCAGCGCACGTCCAACTACCTGATCTGGCAGAGCGCGTACGCCGAGATGGTCTTCCAGGACGTCCTGTGGCCGGACTTCGACCGCCGCGACCTGTGGAGCGCCTGCCTGGAATTCGCCCGGCGCGACCGGCGCTTCGGCGGTGCCGAGGAAGCGGCACTGGGGCAGGGCCCGGCTGTCTGACCCCACCGGTACGATCATGGTCCGTCAGCCAGGGGAGGGGCCGTGTCACAGGAACCGGACGTGCACGAACGGGAGGCGGTCGAGCTCAAATTCCGGCCGACCTCCCAGGACTGTACGGGCGCGCTGCGGGCGCGCGCCCGGGTCAGCGCGGAGAGCAGGCGCCATCGGCTTCTCGGCTGTCTCCTGCTGGCGGCGGAGGCGGCGCTTGCGGGTGCTGAGCTGGGGCTCGACGTCGACTTCCCGGTGATCCTGTACGCGCTGGGGTGCGTCGTAGGCCCGCTGATGTTCCTGACCCCGTGGCTCACGGGCCGCCAGATGTGGGGATACGTCAAGCGGCAGGGCGAGTTCCGGGTGCGGGTGGACGAGGACGGCCTGACCGTCGCCATGGACCACTCCAGCGGGACGGTCACCTGGGCCGCGCAGCCCCGTTACGTCGAGACCGGCGAGCTGTTCGTCCTGCTCAGTGACGACCGCAACGCCACCGGGATCACCGTGCTGGCCAAGCGCGGCGCCGCCGGCCCGGCCGATGTCGATCGCCTGCGCGCGATGTTCGACCGCCACCTGACACGGGTCTGAGCGCCCCGGAGGCCACCCGGACTACTTCCGGGTGGCCTCCGGAGCGCCGGACGCGCAGTCCGCGCACGTCCCGAAGATCTCCACCGTGTGGGCCACGTTCACGTAGCCGTGCTGCGAGGCGATGGTCTCGGCCCACTGCTCCACGGCCGGGCCCTCGACCTCGACCGCCTTGCCGCAGACCCGGCAGACCAGGTGGTGGTGGTGCTCACCCGTCGAGCAGCGCCGGTAGACCGCCTCGCCGTCCGTGGTGCGCAGCACGTCGACCTCGCCCGCGTCGGCGAGGGACTGGAGCGTGCGGTAGACGGTGGTCAGCCCGACCGAGTCCCCCCGGTGCTTGAGCACGTCGTGGAGGTCCTGGGCGCTGCGGAACTCGTCCACCTCGTCGAGCGCCGCCGCGACCGCCGCCCGCTGCCGCGTGGACCGGCCGCGCACCGGAGCCGCGTTCGTGCCACTGATGGGCGCCGTCGCCACAGCTGCCTCCTCGTGTCGCCCGTACGTGTGTCGGGCCATTGTGCCAGCCCGGCCCGGTGACACGGTCACACCCGCACGTCGTCCGCGGGCGGGCGCGCCGCCGGTACCTCCAGGGTGCACTGCCCCGGGTCCTCCTCGTGCGCACGGGCCCGCCTGCGGGCCAGCGGCGTGGCGAGCGCGGTCAGCGCGATGAACGTGGCGATGGCGAGCAGCACGATCGTCGCGCCGGGGGGCACGTCCCGGTAGTACGAGGTCACGGTGCCGGCCAGGGTCACGGCCGTGCCGATGACGACGGACAGGACGAACGTCACCTTGAAGGACTTCGCGATCTGCTGGGCGGCGGCGACCGGGACCACCATCAGCGCGCTGACCAGCAGCAGGCCGACGACCCGCATCGCCACGGTGACCGTGACCGCCGCCGTCACGGCGACGAGCAGGTTGAGCGCGCGCACCGGCAGCCCGGTGACCCGGGCGAACTCCTCGTCCTGGCTGACCGCGAACAGTTGCCGCCGCAGCCCCACGGTCACCAGCACCACGAGGGCGGCCAGCACGACGATCGCGGTGACGTCCTCCTCGGAGACCGTCGACAGGGAGCCGAAGAGGAACGAGGTGAGGTTGGCGTTGGAGCCGGTGTCGGAGAGGTTGATCAGCATCACACCGCCCGCCATGCCGCCGTAGAAGAGCATGGCCAGGGCGATGTCGCCGCGGGTGCGTCCGTACCAGCGGATCAGTTCCATGACGACGGAGCCCGCCACGGCGACGAGGGTGGCCATCCAGACGGGGTTGGTGGAGAGCAGGAAGCCGAGACCGACACCGGTCATGGCGATGTGCCCGATGCCGTCGCCCATGAGGGCCTGGCGGCGCTGGACCAGGTAGACGCCGATGGCGGGGGCGGTGATCCCGACCAGGACGGCCGCGATCAGGGCCCGCTGCATGAAGGGGGGTGTGAGGAATTCCATGATCAGGTCAGCAGTCCCGTCCGGAGCGGCTCGGAGTCCGCGTGGGGATGTACGTGGTCGTGGCCGGGCAGGGCGTGCTGACCCACGGCCTCGGGGGGTGGTCCGTCGTGCGTCACGCAGCCGTCGCGCAGCACGATCGCCCGGTCGATGAGAGGTTCCAGCGGACCGAGCTCGTGCAGGACGAGCAGCACCGTCGTACCGGCGGCGACCTGCTCGCGCAGGGTCGCCGCGAGGATCTCCTGGCTGGCCAGGTCGACGCCGGCCATCGGCTCGTCCATGATCAGGAGCTCGGGCTCGGCGGCGAGGGCCCGCGCGATCAGCACGCGCTGGTGCTGACCGCCGGAGAGGGCGTTCACGGAGTCCCCGGCCCGGTCGGTGAGGCCGACGAGATCGATGGCGCGGTCGACGGCCGCCCGGTCCGCCCTGCCCGGGATCCTGAGCTTCGTACGGGACAGCCGGCCGGAGGCGACGATCTCGCGGATCGTGGCGGGGACGCCGCCGGCGGCGGTGGTGCGCTGCGGGACGTACCCGACGCGGGCCCACTGGCGAAAACGCCGCAGCGGGGTGCCGAAGAGCTCGACGGTGCCGCCGGTGAGGGGCACCTGGCCGATGACGGAGCGGACGGCGGTGGACTTGCCGGATCCGTTGGCGCCGAGCAGCGCCGCGACCTCACCGGCGTGGACGGTGAGGTCGACGCCGCGCAGCACGGGGCGCGCGCCGAGCGCCGCCGTGGCTCCGCGCATGCTGATCACGGGTTCGGGCGTACAGGGCTCGGGCACGATCGCCTCCGGTGCGGGTACGGGTGATGCGTGGGTCACTTCGCGCCGAGGGCCTTCTGCAGCGCGGCCAGGTTGGACGTCATGACCTCGATGTAGTCATCGCCCTTGGACGTGTCCGTGATTCCCTCCAGGGGATCCAGGACGCCGGTCTTCAGGCCGAGGTCCTTCGCCAGCGTCTTGGCGGTCCTGTCGCTGGCGAGCGTCTCGAAGAACACGGTGGTGGCCTTGTTCTTCTCGGCGACCGCGTGGATCTCGCTGATCCGGGCGGGGCTGGGCTCGGTCTCGGGGTCGAGGCCGGCGATGCCCTCCTGGGTGAGACCGTAGCGCTCGGCGAGGTACCCGAAGGCGGAGTGCGTCGTGACGAAGGTCCGGGTCGCCGTGCTCTTCAGTCCGCTCTCGTACGCCGTGTCCAGCGCGTCGAGCCTGCCGACCAGGGTGTCGGTGTTCTTGCGGTAGTCCGCGGCGTGCTCGGGGTCGGCCTTCGCCAAGGACTTCCCGACGCCCTCGGCGACCTCGGCGTACTTGACCGGGTCCAGCCAGATGTGGGGGTCGAGCCCGGCCTCCTCGCCCTCGTGCTCCGCGCCCTCCTCGTGGCCGTGGTCGTGGCTGTCGACCTCGGTGCCGTGGTTCTCGAGCGTGGTGAGCTTCGCGGCGTCCACGGTGTTCTTCACCCCGGCCTGGCCCACGGCGTCGTCGACGGCGGGCTGGATGCCCTTGAGGAAGAGGATGTAGTCGGCGTCGCCCAGTCCGCCGATCTGCCTCGGCGTGAGCTCCAGGTCGTGCGGTTCCACACCGGGCTTCGTCAGCGTGGTGACGGAGACGTGCGATCCGCCGATCTCCTCGGCGAGGAACTGCATCGGATAGAAGGACGCCACCACATCCAGCTTGTCGCCGCTCGCGGGGCCGCCCGTGTCGGAGGAGGAACAGGCGGAGAGCGCGGTGAGGCCGAGGGCGACTGCTCCGGCGACGGCGGCGGTGGGTATGAGGCGACGTACGTTCATGACAGTCATTTTCAACAAAAGTGGAAACGATTGTCAACAAGGCGTATGAGATGCCTGGGTCACAGACCCGGGAGCGCGATAGCGCCCCACCGATTTGATCCAGGGGGTGCGCCCGCCGGTAATCTGAGGCCTTCGCGCGCCCGTCCCCCGACCGCAACCCCCCACCGAGGCGCTCCGCACCACCCTTGCCGATATCGCCGTCTCCTGATCACCACCCCCCACCGAGGCGCTCCGCGCCGTCCCCTGTCCCATTTCGCCGTCGTAATGAAGAGAGCACCGTGGCCGCCGACAAGATCGACACCATCGTCAGCCTGAGCAAGCGCCGTGGCTTCGTCTATCCCTGCAGTGAGATCTACGGTGGCCAGAAGGCCGCCTGGGACTACGGGCCGCTGGGCGTCGAGCTGAAGGAGAACCTCAAGCGCCAGTGGTGGCGCTACATGGTCACCTCGCGCGAGGACGTGGTCGGTCTCGACTCGTCGGTCATCCTTGCCCCCGAGGTCTGGGTCGCCTCCGGCCACGTGGCCACGTTCTCCGACCCGCTCACCGAGTGCACCTCCTGTCACAAGCGCTACCGCGCCGACCACCTGGAGGAGGCGTACGAGGAGAAGCACGGCAAGCCGCCCGTGAACGGGCTGGCCGACCTCAACTGCCCCAACTGCGGCAACAAGGGCACGTTCACCGAGCCCAAGCAGTTCTCGGGGCTCCTCTCCACCCACCTCGGCCCGACCCAGGACTCCGGCTCCGTCGCCTACCTGCGCCCCGAGACCGCCCAGGGCATCTTCACCAACTTCGGCCAGGTGCAGCAGACCTCGCGCAAGAAGCCGCCGTTCGGCATCGCGCAGATGGGCAAGTCCTTCCGGAACGAGATCACTCCGGGCAACTTCATCTTCCGCACGCGCGAGTTCGAGCAGATGGAGATGGAGTTCTTCGTCAAGCCGGGCGAGGACGAGCAGTGGCAGGAGTACTGGATGGAGCAGCGCTGGAACTGGTACACCGGCCTGGGCCTCCGCGAGGAGAACATGCGGTGGTTCGAGCACC from Streptomyces sp. B1I3 includes:
- a CDS encoding glycine--tRNA ligase, encoding MAADKIDTIVSLSKRRGFVYPCSEIYGGQKAAWDYGPLGVELKENLKRQWWRYMVTSREDVVGLDSSVILAPEVWVASGHVATFSDPLTECTSCHKRYRADHLEEAYEEKHGKPPVNGLADLNCPNCGNKGTFTEPKQFSGLLSTHLGPTQDSGSVAYLRPETAQGIFTNFGQVQQTSRKKPPFGIAQMGKSFRNEITPGNFIFRTREFEQMEMEFFVKPGEDEQWQEYWMEQRWNWYTGLGLREENMRWFEHPQEKLSHYSKRTADIEYRFRFGGSEWGELEGVANRTDYDLNAHSKASGTDLSYFDQEKGERYTPYVIEPAAGVGRSLLAFLLDAYNEDEAPNAKGVMEKRAVMRLDPRLAPVKVAVLPLSRNPQLSPKAKGLAADLRQNWNIEFDDAGAIGRRYRRQDEIGTPFCVTVDFDTLDDNAVTVRERDSMKQERVSLDQIQAYLGSRLLGC